TATTATATTTTCAATCATATTGTTACTATTAACAATACCAATTATGTTGTTCTTTTGTATTATGATTACTTTAGAAACATCAGGTGCTCCATTTTACTTTCAAGAACGTTTAGGTATAAACGGGAAGAAGTTTAATGTATTTAAATTAAGGTCGATGGTAAAGGATGCTGAAATGAACGGACCACAATGGGCAAAAGAACATGATCAAAGAATTACAAAAGTTGGATTGTTTATAAGAAAAACGAGAATTGATGAATTACCGCAACTTTTAAATATTTTAAGAGGAGATATGTCTTTTGTAGGCCCTAGACCAGAGAGAGAGTTTTTTTATAATGAGTTTGATGCGTATATTCCAGAGTTTAAGGAACGTTTAATAGTAAAACCAGGATTAACAGGATGGGCACAAATAAATGGAGGGTATAATCTTGATCCAAAGGAAAAGTTGAGGCTGGATATGGAGTATATTGAAATGAAAACATTTCGGATGGACATCCGTATTTTATGTAAAACCGTTTTAATTGTATTGAATGGTAATGGTGCAAGATAAATATATATGTAAACAAACAACATATGTAAGTAGGTTACTTGCAAAGGAGAACTGGTATGGGTAGATCTATTCTAAACAATATTATCCATCTATTTTATAGTACGATTTTAGCTAACCTTCTTCAGGCCGTCAGTTTAATTGTTTTAGCAAACTTTTTTAACACACAACATTATGGGATGTTTAGTGTTGCCATAGCAGTGACGTTTGTTATGTTATTTTTTACAGACTTAGGACTTAGTAATACGTTTCTTCGAGAAGGGGCAAAGGATGGAGCAGATTTAGAGCAGATTTTATCATCGTATATAAAAATAAGGATGATTCTACTTATTTTTATTTCTATCATCGGTTATATTGCTATTCATTATATGTATGCGGATAAAAATTTAATTTATATGATGATAAACGTAATGTTTTTCATGTTAATAGGATTAACTTGGCAAAACATAGGGGTTTCCTATTTTCAACTGACGGAACGAATGAAGTATATAGCGCTCATAAAAGTTGTATCAGCATCAGTTGTCATTATAATTACATGTTTTTGTATTTTCGGAGAGTTACCGGTGTATGTAACAGCTCGCTTATATGCTTTTGGGTATATGATCGGTGGTGTATTCAGTATATATATCATGAGAAGAAAGACGAAAATGAATATGAAAGTCGTAATTCATAAAGCGTTATTTTGGCAATTAACTCCCTTTATTATTAGCGGTTTTTTAATAATGAGTACGCCACAATTAGCGCCTATCTTGCTTAACTATACATTGCCATTAAGTATGGTAGGTGTTTTTGCAGTGGCGTACCGGATGCCGGCAGCTTTATATCAAGTACCAGGGGTAATTGCAGGTGCATTTTTTCCAGTGCTCTTTAAGCATTATAACCAGAATAATTTAGAAGCGCATACGAAATTAAATTTGCTTCAAATTAAATCAATGGCGATTGTAGGAATATGTATGACGATTGGTTTATATCATTTAGCACCATACTTTATTTCTATATTTTTTCATGAAGAATGGAGCAATGCAGTAGAACCACTCCAAATATTATCATTTCTTATTGTGCTACAAAGTTTAAATATTGCCATTGCTGACGGTTTAACGACGAGTGGATGCCAAAATAAGAGAACTGTTGTGCAGTGTGTAGCATTGGTGATAGGTGGGGTTATGCTTTATAGCTTTAGTAGTCTTGGTGGAGTGATAGGAGCGGCATACGCTATGGTTTTATTTGAAATTGTCGCTTTAGTGGGATATATAGCGGTAAGTGTAGTGAAGAAAAAAATTGTATTCCAAATTGTAATGCCGTATACAATTTATTTTGGTGTAACCTTTATTGGAGTGCAATATATATTGCATACATATCATTTAATTGCGCTTGTTCTTAATATACTAATTGTAGTAGCTGCCATATTCCTATATGATTATGAGCTAAAAAAACTTCTTCTTTCTTTTATAAGAAAAATACGCAAAAAGGATTATATTACGAAACAGGGGATATAGCCTATGGAAAATAGTATGAAAGTATCGATGGGATGGATTATTCTTCTAATATTATTTGTTATGTTAAGTAAATACAATTTATATATTGGATTTTCATTGAAAATATATATGATTTTTTTAGTCATATATTTTTGTTTAACAATTAAAAACTTTCATATTCAAAAGTTATATTTTCATGAAGTTATATTTTTACTGTTTTATTTCATTTATTGTTTAAGTGGAATTCTTTCTATGTATTTAAATGCTAGTATTCGTATGATTTTTGGCGTGCTACTCGTTTTAGGATGCTATTTTATAATGAGGAATTTATTGGGGAATACTGAAATAGTGGTACTTGAATCATCTATTGCTTATGTAGGAGTAGTATTTAATATTGTAAGTCTAATACTCTATATAATCGGTTTACAATACTTTAGTTTATACGGTGGAGAAGAGAGAGAAATTTTTGCTGGTTTATTAGTTGATAGAGGATATCCACGGTTAATTGGATTGCTAGATGATCCTAACATTTTTATTTTCTATAATACAATATTTTTTATGTACTATATGACTAATTTACAAAATATCACTAACATCCTAGGGTTAATTTTATGTGTTACGACGAGTCTATTAACCTTTTCAAGGGGTGGTATATTAGCGCTTGTGCTTGTCGTTTTTGTATATATATGTATGTCTAGTTTCGCTAAAAAAATAAAAATAATTATGAGTTTAGTATTGTTTAGTGTAGTTATTTTTAGTTTATCGAATAGTGTAATGGGGGGGCAATTAGATGACATATTAAATAAACGAATCTCTGATTTTTTCCATGATAATGGAAGTGGTAGATTTACATTATGGGAAGCTGCTTTTAAATATTATTTATCCAATCCATATATCGGAATCGGTGCTTTTAACTTTTCGAATTATTATGAGTATCAATTTAATGAAAAATTGTATGTACACAATACATTTTTAGAAATTTTGTCTGAATCGGGTACAATTGGTTTTCTTCTATATAGCGCGTTTTTATTCATATTAATATTCAAGCTAGCGCAGCATACTTTGTTTCGTGAAAAACCATACCTTCTATTGACTATGATTGCATTTTTATTTCAGATGATGTCATTGTCACTCATTATTAACGAAGCGTTCTTTTTATTTTTAGCAGTTGTTGTGAAGTATATTTCAATATATGAAGGAAGGGGAAAGATAGATGGTAAAATGTCTATCAGCACATAACGAGCCGCCTTATGTTTCTGTAATAACACCTTCTTATAATAGTATACGATTTATAGGTGAGACAATTTTATCTGTACAGAATCAATCGTATGAAAACTGGGAAATGATTATCGTTGATGACGGTTCAACCGACCAATCTGCGGAAAAAATTAAAGAGATAATAGAAGGAGACTCACGAATTAGATTATTATCATTAAAAGAAAATGTTGGTGCTGCTAAAGCTCGGAATTTAGCGATCCAAGAGGCAAGAGGAAGGTATATTGCCTTTTTAGATAGTGATGATATATGGTTGCCGCATAAATTGAAGACACAATTGTTATTTATGGAAGAAATGAATATTGCTTTTTCATATGCGTCGTATAGTTTAATTGATGAAAATGGTAATGAACTAAATCGCGAAGTGAGTGTACCAAAATCTGTTGACTATCATTATTTAGTAGGAAATACAATTATCGGGTGTTTAACAGTGATGATTGATCGTGAAAAAATTCCGTATGTAGAAATGCCTAGTATACAGCCGGAAGATACAGCGTTATGGCTGAACTTATTACATAAAGGGTATGAAGCAAAAGGGATACAGCAAGTGTTAGCAAAATATAGAATTGTTACAAATTCTGTTTCTAGAAATAAAATTAGAGCAGCTTTCCGGTATTGGAAATTGTTAAGGGAACAAGAAAGACTGAATTCGGTACAAATTTTTTACTATTTCAGCAAGTATGCTTATCATGCTTATAAAAAAATAAAATCAATGTAGTTGGGAAGACGCAATTATGAATATACTGTTGATGACAGATAAATTGATAACTGGCGGAGCCGAGAGCTATTTCTGTAAATTGGAAAGTAATTTGCGTTATGAGGATTTTAAGATTTATACAGCTGCAGGTGATGGAGAACTATATGAATCTCTTACTAGAAAAGAAAATTTCATCTTACTTAGTCGATGGAATCATTTGAGGAATATTTATTATTTACGAAACGAAATTTGTAAACGAAAGATAGAACTTATTCATGCAAATAGTTTGCGAATGGTATTATATGCTTTGCTACTTCAAAAGTTTATTAAAAAAAAGATGAAAATTGTTTATACGAAACATAATGTAACGATATTAGAAAAGAAAATGCCAACGCTTTTTCGTTATTTCATGAATAAATATGTAAACAATATTATTACAGTAAGTGAGTTTGAAAAGAATAATTTAATTTCAATTCATGTAGCAGAAGAAAAAATAAATACAATTTATAACGGTGTCGATATTGAAAAGTTTTTATTCCAGCAGAAAAAGAAAGAATCTACATATAAAATAGGGATATTAGCTAGATTATCCAAAGAGAAAAACCATCTACTATTTGTCAAAATTGCAAATGTGTTGAAAAAGAGAAATGATTTTATGTTTTATATTGCTGGTGATGGACCAGAGAAAGAACCGATTATGAAAGAAATAGAAAAATATGGATTGCAACAGAGTGTAAAGATGCTAGGAAATATTTCTGAGCCGCATGAGTTTATAGGGAATATGGATGCCTTACTTTTATTATCTTTTCGTGAAGTGTTTCCAATGGTAGTAATTGAAGCAATGGCTACAGGGACACCAATAGTTTCAATAGATGTTGGTGGAATACATGAAGCAGTAATAGATGGAGAATCAGGTGTTTTGATATCTGAATATTGCGAATATGAATTCGCGAGTGCGCTTGAGGAACTACAAGGGAATGAAGAAAAGGTAATTGCTATTAGACTAAAAGCACGAGAGAAAGCAATGATGTATTTCTCGTTAACTAAAATGATAGAGGAAACGAAAAATATATATGAATTAAACAAATGACCGGGTAGGTCGTTTGTTTTTTTTATTATAGAAACTTTTAAGAGACAACTCACATATTATATGAAAAAGGTAATATGAGGAGTGAATTTATTTTGTCACAATATATTTCTTCCCAAGAAGATTGTGTGCCAGAAAGTAGCGTTCACATTAATTGTTTTGGCGCAGTTCCAAACTCGGGAAATGATAGCTCATTAGCAATTCAGCAAGCTATTGATTATTGTGTAGCGAATCGAATTTCGACGGTTAGAATTACCGGGGTAAATACGTACAAAATTGTAAAGCCGATTGTTATTAAATCAAACGTAAGATTAGAGTTAGATCCTACCGTAACGCTGCAAATTGATGGAGATTTTAATGCATTTGAGCTACAAAGTAACGCTTCGATAGTTGGTGGTACTCTTCAAGTTATAAATCCATTGTTTCAATCTGTTGTTATTTATGTTTCTGGTTCACAACAAATCGAAGTACCTAATCAATCTGTTATATCAAATATAAATATAGTAAATGCAACCCCATCGTATAAAGGAAAGGCTATACATTTTTATTGTCAAAAGGCATGGGATTTTATTAGTTTCTTTCAAGTTAAATTTATTCAAATTAAAAACTTTCAAACTGCAATACATTTGAAGACAGAATATATAAATGATATCAATACACCTTGTTGGATTAACGCCAATG
This genomic interval from Bacillus thuringiensis contains the following:
- a CDS encoding sugar transferase; protein product: MIRETNQAKLYTIPAQEKPSILNRSVKRLFDIIFSIILLLLTIPIMLFFCIMITLETSGAPFYFQERLGINGKKFNVFKLRSMVKDAEMNGPQWAKEHDQRITKVGLFIRKTRIDELPQLLNILRGDMSFVGPRPEREFFYNEFDAYIPEFKERLIVKPGLTGWAQINGGYNLDPKEKLRLDMEYIEMKTFRMDIRILCKTVLIVLNGNGAR
- a CDS encoding oligosaccharide flippase family protein; the encoded protein is MGRSILNNIIHLFYSTILANLLQAVSLIVLANFFNTQHYGMFSVAIAVTFVMLFFTDLGLSNTFLREGAKDGADLEQILSSYIKIRMILLIFISIIGYIAIHYMYADKNLIYMMINVMFFMLIGLTWQNIGVSYFQLTERMKYIALIKVVSASVVIIITCFCIFGELPVYVTARLYAFGYMIGGVFSIYIMRRKTKMNMKVVIHKALFWQLTPFIISGFLIMSTPQLAPILLNYTLPLSMVGVFAVAYRMPAALYQVPGVIAGAFFPVLFKHYNQNNLEAHTKLNLLQIKSMAIVGICMTIGLYHLAPYFISIFFHEEWSNAVEPLQILSFLIVLQSLNIAIADGLTTSGCQNKRTVVQCVALVIGGVMLYSFSSLGGVIGAAYAMVLFEIVALVGYIAVSVVKKKIVFQIVMPYTIYFGVTFIGVQYILHTYHLIALVLNILIVVAAIFLYDYELKKLLLSFIRKIRKKDYITKQGI
- a CDS encoding glycosyltransferase family 4 protein; its protein translation is MNILLMTDKLITGGAESYFCKLESNLRYEDFKIYTAAGDGELYESLTRKENFILLSRWNHLRNIYYLRNEICKRKIELIHANSLRMVLYALLLQKFIKKKMKIVYTKHNVTILEKKMPTLFRYFMNKYVNNIITVSEFEKNNLISIHVAEEKINTIYNGVDIEKFLFQQKKKESTYKIGILARLSKEKNHLLFVKIANVLKKRNDFMFYIAGDGPEKEPIMKEIEKYGLQQSVKMLGNISEPHEFIGNMDALLLLSFREVFPMVVIEAMATGTPIVSIDVGGIHEAVIDGESGVLISEYCEYEFASALEELQGNEEKVIAIRLKAREKAMMYFSLTKMIEETKNIYELNK
- a CDS encoding O-antigen ligase family protein — encoded protein: MENSMKVSMGWIILLILFVMLSKYNLYIGFSLKIYMIFLVIYFCLTIKNFHIQKLYFHEVIFLLFYFIYCLSGILSMYLNASIRMIFGVLLVLGCYFIMRNLLGNTEIVVLESSIAYVGVVFNIVSLILYIIGLQYFSLYGGEEREIFAGLLVDRGYPRLIGLLDDPNIFIFYNTIFFMYYMTNLQNITNILGLILCVTTSLLTFSRGGILALVLVVFVYICMSSFAKKIKIIMSLVLFSVVIFSLSNSVMGGQLDDILNKRISDFFHDNGSGRFTLWEAAFKYYLSNPYIGIGAFNFSNYYEYQFNEKLYVHNTFLEILSESGTIGFLLYSAFLFILIFKLAQHTLFREKPYLLLTMIAFLFQMMSLSLIINEAFFLFLAVVVKYISIYEGRGKIDGKMSIST
- a CDS encoding glycosyltransferase family 2 protein, coding for MVKCLSAHNEPPYVSVITPSYNSIRFIGETILSVQNQSYENWEMIIVDDGSTDQSAEKIKEIIEGDSRIRLLSLKENVGAAKARNLAIQEARGRYIAFLDSDDIWLPHKLKTQLLFMEEMNIAFSYASYSLIDENGNELNREVSVPKSVDYHYLVGNTIIGCLTVMIDREKIPYVEMPSIQPEDTALWLNLLHKGYEAKGIQQVLAKYRIVTNSVSRNKIRAAFRYWKLLREQERLNSVQIFYYFSKYAYHAYKKIKSM